The Acutalibacter muris genomic sequence TGCCGTATGGTATATGTCCAGCGGTCCAGGGGGTATACCCTGCGCCCTTCTTTAAGCGTCGCGGAGATAGAGCGGCTGGCGGGATTTGTGAAGGAGCGGGCCCCGGGGTGCCTCGTGATGGTGGACAACTGCTACGGCGAGTTCGTGGAGCGGGAGGAACCCACCTCCCACGGGGCGGACCTGATGGCGGGGTCCCTGATAAAGAATCCCGGCGGCGGCATAGCCCCAACGGGGGGCTATATTGCCGGGCGGAGGGACCTGGTGGAGCTGTGCTCCTACAGACTTACCACCCCGGGCACAGGCCGGGAGCTGGGCTGTACCCTTGGACACAGTCGGGAGCTGTTTATGGGCGCGTTCCATGCGCCCACTGTCACCGGCGAGGCCTTGAAGACGGCGGTGTTCTGCTCGGCGCTCTTTGATGAGCTGGGGTATGAGGTCACGCCAGGGCCGGAGGAGGCCAGGGCCGATATCATCCAGGCGGTGAAGCTTCGGGAGCGGGAGGCCCTCATAGCCTTCTGCCGTGGGGTGCAGAGCGCCTCGCCGGTGGACGCCTTTGTTGTGCCGGAGCCGAGCCCCATGCCGGGGTATGACAGCGACGTGATAATGGCGGCGGGGGCGTTTACGCTGGGATCGTCGATAGAAATGTCGGCGGACGCGCCGTTGAGAGAGCCCTATGCCGTGTGGATGCAGGGGGGGCTGAACTATGCCGTGGGGCAGCTGGGGGTGCTGACGGCAGCACAGGAGGTGCTGAAGCTAAAATAGTGCGAGGTTAAAAGTTTCGTCAACCTTTTCAAAGGTTGCAGGGTTTGGGGCAGAGCCCCAAGGTCCGGGCTTGGGGCTTGCCGCAGGCAAGAAAAACGGTTGCAAACTCAACTAAAAACAACTATAATAAAAGAAAAACCAAGGAGGACCAGCATATGTGGAACAACTTTCAAACCGACGCCTATGAGGGCCTGATCGCCGAAACCATCAGCGTTACCGGCCACGGCGGCAAACCCGTCCGCGCCTATTACTCCCGGCCCCTAGGGGAGGGCCCCTTCCCGGGCATACTCCTTATCCACCACATGCCCGGCTGGGACCAGTTCACCCGGGAGACTGCCCGCCGCTTTGCCGCCCAGGGCTACAGCGTCATATCCCCCAACCTCTATGAGGACTTTGGCCACGGCACCCCAGAGGAGGTGGCGGAACGGGCCCGGGAACAGGGCGGCATGGTGGACAAGGACGTGATGGAGGACTGTGACGGCGCCTTGAGCTTCCTGCGCAGCCAGCCAAACGCCAGCGGCAGGGTTGGCGTTATCGGGATGTGCTCCGGGGGTAGGCATACCTTTTTGGCCGCCTGCACGCTAGAGGGCATCGACTGCGCCGTGGACTGCTGGGGCGGCGGAGTGGTCTGCCCGCCGGAGCAGCTTACTCCTCAGCGGCCGGTGCAGCCTTTGGACTACGCGGAGAAGCTCATCTGCCCGCTGCTGGGCATCTTCGGCAACGAGGACTGGAGCCCCACTAAGGAGGACGTGGACGTTCTGGAGGCGCGGCTTAAAGAGCTAGGCAAGGACTATGAGTTCCACAGATACGACGGCGCGGCCCACGGTTTCTGGTACTACCACCGGCCCATGTACAAGCACGAGCAGGCCATGGACTCCCTCGAGAAGGTGCTGGCCTTCTTTGAAAAGCACCTGAAATGAGCGGGGAAAAGCGGCCCTTTGTGGTGATGGCAAAGCCAGTGGGGTCACGGTGCAATATGCTCTGCTCCTACTGCTACTACCTGGAGAAGGGCAAATATTCCTCGCACAGAAAGCAGGGCCGCATGAGCAATGCCCTGCTGGAGCAGCTTATAGAGCAGGCAATAGCCGCAAGCCCCGGCCCGGAGGTCTCCTTTGTCTGGCACGGGGGCGAACCCACCCTGGCGGGGCTTGGCTTCTACCGGCGGGCGGTGGAGCTGCAAAAGAAGCACCTGCCAAAGGGCTGGCAGGCCTGGAACAATTTGCAGACCAATGGCCTGCTGCTGAATAAGGAGTGGTGCCGGTTTCTGAGGGAGAACCGCTTTGACGTGGGCCTGAGTATTGACGGCGGCGAAACCGTCCACGACGCTAACCGCCGAGACCTTGGGGGCAGGCCAACATACGAACGAGTCCGCCAGGCGGTGCGGCTGCTGCATGATGCGGGCATACAGCCCGATTTATTGTGCACGGTGAACGCCGCCACGGCGGCGGACCCGGAGGGAACCTATAGGGCGCTGGAGGAACTGGGCTGCGTGTGGGTGCAGTTCATGCCCATCGTGGTAAAGCTCCCTGAGGGGAGCTTCTCTGCGGAGTCGGTCACGCCCGAGGGGTACGGGGACTTTCTCTGCCGGGTATTTGACCTGTGGGTACATAGCGGCCTTGGGAAGCTTGACATACAGCTTTTTGCCGAGACGTCCAGGATACTGGCGGGAGGACAGGCCAGCCTTTGCTGGATGGCCCCACAGTGCGGCAGGGCCCCGGTGGTGGAGGAGGACGGAGGTGTTTACGCCTGCGACCACTTCGTTGACCCGGAGCACCGGCTGGGCACACTGGACGGCAAGGAGCTTTCGGACCTGCTGGGCTGCTCCGCCATGGAGGACTTCGGCAGGGCAAAGCGCGAAAATCTACCTGCCGAGTGCACAGAGTGCCCTTGGTATAGATTCTGCGGTGGCGGCTGCCCGAAGGACAGGTTTAAGGGCTCGTCCTATTACCTGTGCGGGGGACTGAAGCGGCTGTTTGCCCACAGTGTGCCGGTGCTGGAGCGCCTTATGGAGCTGAGCCGCCAAGGACTTGGGCCGGGGACCATCATGAAGCGAATCTCTGAGGGAAACTTAATATAGAAAGGGGAAAGCACAATGATTAAAGCGGCATTTTTCGATATCGACGGCACCCTCCTGGACCATTCCGGAGATAAAAGTATATTCCACGATTCCGCCGCAGCGGCTCTGACTGCTCTACAGCGCAAGGGCATAAAGGTGTTCGTATCCACCGGCCGGGGACCCGCGCTTCTGGGGGAGATACGAGAAATGTTCCCCTTTGACGGCTTTGTTACCTTTAACGGCCAGCTGGTGCTGGAGAGGGACGGTACTATACTGCACCGCCTTGGCCACAGCCCAGAGGAGGCGCGAACCCTAGTTGAGCTGGCCCGGAGGGCTGGCCTTCCCGGGATGGTGATGGGCGAAGGAGAGTCCTGGCCTCTGATTGACGCCCCACAGGTGCGCGGACTCTATAAGTGGCTGGGCCAGGAGTTCCCGCCGCTGTACGACACGAAGCTGGCGGAGGAGAAGCCCGTTATACAGCTTACCCTCTATGAATCCCAGGAGACGGCTGGTAAGGCCCTCTCCCCAGTGAAGGGGGCCGAGGTGGTGGCCTGTGGGCCGGGAATGGTAGACGTGATACCCAAGGGCGGCGGCAAGGAGGCCGGGCTGGAGGCGGTCATCAGACATTATGGCTTTAAGCGTGAGGAGACGGCGGCCTTTGGAGACGGCATGAACGACCTGGGGATGATAAGATGGGCCGGGACTGGGGTGGCCATGGGCAACGCCGAGCCCGAGGTAAAGGCCGTGGCGGACTATGTCACCACGCCGGTCTGGGAGGACGGCGTTAAGAACGCGCTGCTCCACCTGGGCATACTGACAGACGGAGATTTCCAGTAAATAGAGAAACCAGGGGCCCATAAGGGTCCCTGGCCTTTTTTACCGTCTTCCGGCTCCGCCGCCATGAGAGCCTCCGCCCCCATGGAAACCGCCGCCACCGCCGAAGCCCCGGCCGGCTCCGCCGCCGTGGGAGCGTCCACCGCCGCTGAAGCCTCCCCGGGAGCCTCCACCAAAGCCGCCGAAACCTCCGAATCCGCCGGGCCTATGCCCTCCGGGCGGCGGGGGCGGCGGGGGCGGCGGGGGCGGGCCCCAATAGGTCCTGCGGCGGCCGTTCAGCATACTGCCAAGCCACATACCCCGCCAGAAGCCTCCGCCACCGCCACCACCTCTGGGCCCGCTGCCGCCGGAGCCCCTGAACAGGCTGAACACGAACAGTAGGACCGCCACGATGACCACCACCCGGACAAGGGCAAAAGCAATCGTCTTCAGCTCCCGAAGCCCGCTGAAACCCCAGTCCTCGTCCCAGTCCTCATCGCTGTAGTCATACTCCTGCCCGGGGGCGGGGGCCTCCCTGCCGGGGCCACTGTCATAATAGGAGCGCAGCTCTGAAATAAGCGCGTCAAAGGTCTTCTTAACCCCCGCGTCATAGTCCCCGGCGGCAAAGTCCGGCTCCAACTGTTCCTCCAAAATATCACTTAGAAAGAGGGTGTCGAAATAGTCCTCTATGCCATAGCCCGCCTGGATATAGTAGTTCTCCTCGCCTATAGCCAACACCAGAAGTATGCCATTATTGCGCTCCTGGGAGCCTACACCCCAGGAGTTAAACATCTTATAGGTATAGTCCTCGATGTCCTGTCCGCCCAGGAAGTCCACCGCCACCACCACGATCTCCCCGCCGCACTCCTCGAAAAGCTCCTGGTTCTCGGCAATTATTCTGCGCTCGGTGCCCTCGGAGAGCACTCTGGCGGTATCAAGCACGTATTTATTGTCCGGCCGGTCGGGCACGGCGGCAAGAGCCGCCGGGGATAGCCAGATAACCATAACAAGTGCTAAAACTACGCTGCACCTTCTGCAAATGGCACGGTTTTTCATCACGTCAAAGGT encodes the following:
- a CDS encoding HAD family hydrolase — protein: MIKAAFFDIDGTLLDHSGDKSIFHDSAAAALTALQRKGIKVFVSTGRGPALLGEIREMFPFDGFVTFNGQLVLERDGTILHRLGHSPEEARTLVELARRAGLPGMVMGEGESWPLIDAPQVRGLYKWLGQEFPPLYDTKLAEEKPVIQLTLYESQETAGKALSPVKGAEVVACGPGMVDVIPKGGGKEAGLEAVIRHYGFKREETAAFGDGMNDLGMIRWAGTGVAMGNAEPEVKAVADYVTTPVWEDGVKNALLHLGILTDGDFQ
- a CDS encoding anaerobic sulfatase maturase, coding for MSGEKRPFVVMAKPVGSRCNMLCSYCYYLEKGKYSSHRKQGRMSNALLEQLIEQAIAASPGPEVSFVWHGGEPTLAGLGFYRRAVELQKKHLPKGWQAWNNLQTNGLLLNKEWCRFLRENRFDVGLSIDGGETVHDANRRDLGGRPTYERVRQAVRLLHDAGIQPDLLCTVNAATAADPEGTYRALEELGCVWVQFMPIVVKLPEGSFSAESVTPEGYGDFLCRVFDLWVHSGLGKLDIQLFAETSRILAGGQASLCWMAPQCGRAPVVEEDGGVYACDHFVDPEHRLGTLDGKELSDLLGCSAMEDFGRAKRENLPAECTECPWYRFCGGGCPKDRFKGSSYYLCGGLKRLFAHSVPVLERLMELSRQGLGPGTIMKRISEGNLI
- a CDS encoding dienelactone hydrolase family protein, whose amino-acid sequence is MWNNFQTDAYEGLIAETISVTGHGGKPVRAYYSRPLGEGPFPGILLIHHMPGWDQFTRETARRFAAQGYSVISPNLYEDFGHGTPEEVAERAREQGGMVDKDVMEDCDGALSFLRSQPNASGRVGVIGMCSGGRHTFLAACTLEGIDCAVDCWGGGVVCPPEQLTPQRPVQPLDYAEKLICPLLGIFGNEDWSPTKEDVDVLEARLKELGKDYEFHRYDGAAHGFWYYHRPMYKHEQAMDSLEKVLAFFEKHLK
- a CDS encoding methionine gamma-lyase family protein, giving the protein MENYPSFQFGEKLLKLAQRAEERAAGQFRRIEETARWNSQKMLAAFQRARVSESSFVGSTGYGYGDRGRDQLDEVYAYALGAEDALVRYNFVSGTHALTVALFGVLRPGDTVLSATGTPYDTIQGVFGLPGREEPGSLRDFGIVYEQIDLLPDGGIDYEELGRELAKDCRMVYVQRSRGYTLRPSLSVAEIERLAGFVKERAPGCLVMVDNCYGEFVEREEPTSHGADLMAGSLIKNPGGGIAPTGGYIAGRRDLVELCSYRLTTPGTGRELGCTLGHSRELFMGAFHAPTVTGEALKTAVFCSALFDELGYEVTPGPEEARADIIQAVKLREREALIAFCRGVQSASPVDAFVVPEPSPMPGYDSDVIMAAGAFTLGSSIEMSADAPLREPYAVWMQGGLNYAVGQLGVLTAAQEVLKLK
- a CDS encoding TPM domain-containing protein, giving the protein MVIWLSPAALAAVPDRPDNKYVLDTARVLSEGTERRIIAENQELFEECGGEIVVVAVDFLGGQDIEDYTYKMFNSWGVGSQERNNGILLVLAIGEENYYIQAGYGIEDYFDTLFLSDILEEQLEPDFAAGDYDAGVKKTFDALISELRSYYDSGPGREAPAPGQEYDYSDEDWDEDWGFSGLRELKTIAFALVRVVVIVAVLLFVFSLFRGSGGSGPRGGGGGGGFWRGMWLGSMLNGRRRTYWGPPPPPPPPPPPGGHRPGGFGGFGGFGGGSRGGFSGGGRSHGGGAGRGFGGGGGFHGGGGSHGGGAGRR